A window of the Lysinibacillus irui genome harbors these coding sequences:
- a CDS encoding FTR1 family protein: MKHFLMRCSMVIAFILTLALPVQAAQSYSHLYIAISDALMNTKQDKETEAKQALEQFATDWANVSSEQTEAKAKVDKILQQATNATSKEQRLQALSALSNALRDLEKLENPVDEAAQRTEFGQKFKPIMADFEQALASGDRQAIEEAYKDFNSKWNKNERPVREQSIAMYGQIETQMAFLRISISAEEPDIALMKTQFADLQKTIEDFVAGKETAEVVEGDYSLATLIAYIDEAQDFIDAGDYQSASNKVREFITIWPSVEIEISTRNGSLYTKIESDMPIIASDLLKSTVNQEALTKQLDTFRTEIELIQGDSDYTIWDAALILLREGLEALLIILALVSFLEKSGQKKMRKWIYVGAFVGVFLSAVAAILMSTILNSATIDTNRELMEGYVGLLAAAMMIGVGIWLHSKSNVVSWNRYISKQMGQAISSGSIVAMAAISFLSVFREGAETLVFYAGIAPKMETSQFILGIVVALLILAVLAIVLFKASGKIPVHKFFAVATILIYVLAFKIIGVSLHTLQLTDHLSSTIVDRLPVMSLIGFYPTVETMIGQAILLVLVAATVIYKKKQA, translated from the coding sequence GTGAAGCACTTTTTAATGCGCTGTAGTATGGTCATCGCCTTCATCCTGACTTTAGCTTTGCCTGTGCAAGCTGCGCAATCTTATAGTCATTTATATATTGCGATCAGTGATGCACTGATGAATACAAAGCAGGATAAAGAGACGGAGGCCAAGCAAGCTCTTGAACAATTTGCTACGGACTGGGCTAACGTTTCTTCAGAACAAACAGAGGCAAAAGCCAAAGTCGATAAAATTCTTCAACAGGCCACGAATGCCACTTCCAAGGAACAACGTTTACAGGCGCTGTCGGCTCTATCGAATGCGTTACGTGACTTAGAAAAGCTTGAAAATCCTGTTGATGAAGCGGCACAGCGAACAGAGTTTGGACAAAAATTTAAGCCAATTATGGCAGACTTTGAACAGGCTTTGGCAAGCGGAGATCGTCAGGCCATTGAAGAAGCTTATAAAGATTTTAATAGTAAATGGAATAAAAATGAGCGACCTGTGCGGGAGCAAAGTATTGCGATGTATGGACAAATCGAAACACAAATGGCATTTCTTCGTATTTCTATTTCCGCTGAGGAACCAGATATAGCGCTAATGAAAACTCAATTTGCCGATTTACAAAAAACGATTGAGGATTTTGTGGCAGGAAAGGAAACAGCTGAAGTAGTAGAAGGTGACTATTCGTTAGCTACATTGATTGCCTATATTGACGAGGCTCAAGATTTCATTGATGCTGGTGATTATCAGTCGGCTTCAAATAAAGTGCGTGAGTTTATTACGATATGGCCAAGTGTAGAAATTGAAATCTCCACACGAAATGGCAGTCTTTATACGAAAATTGAAAGTGATATGCCTATTATTGCGAGTGATTTATTAAAATCTACTGTAAATCAAGAAGCACTGACAAAGCAATTAGATACATTCCGTACTGAAATCGAGCTCATCCAAGGTGATTCCGATTATACAATATGGGACGCCGCATTAATTTTGCTACGTGAAGGACTAGAGGCATTACTTATTATTTTAGCCTTAGTATCATTTCTTGAAAAATCAGGTCAGAAGAAGATGCGAAAATGGATTTATGTTGGTGCATTTGTCGGTGTGTTTTTATCAGCCGTCGCAGCTATTCTTATGTCGACCATTTTAAATTCAGCTACGATTGATACGAATCGAGAATTAATGGAAGGCTATGTCGGCTTATTAGCGGCTGCTATGATGATTGGTGTCGGCATTTGGCTGCATAGTAAATCCAATGTGGTCAGTTGGAATCGCTATATTTCGAAGCAAATGGGTCAGGCTATTTCCAGTGGCTCTATTGTGGCAATGGCTGCAATCAGCTTCTTGTCAGTCTTTCGTGAAGGGGCGGAAACACTTGTCTTTTATGCGGGTATTGCCCCGAAAATGGAGACCTCACAATTTATCCTCGGGATTGTCGTAGCACTGCTGATTCTTGCAGTACTTGCCATTGTCTTGTTTAAAGCAAGTGGCAAAATTCCAGTTCATAAATTCTTTGCGGTAGCGACCATTTTAATTTACGTATTAGCCTTTAAAATTATTGGTGTTAGCCTGCATACATTGCAGCTCACTGATCATTTGTCTTCAACAATTGTCGATCGCTTACCGGTTATGAGCTTGATTGGCTTCTATCCAACTGTGGAAACAATGATTGGTCAAGCTATTTTACTAGTGTTAGTGGCAGCTACTGTCATCTATAAAAAGAAACAAGCTTAA
- a CDS encoding PucR family transcriptional regulator: protein MGVTVNELLHLPSFRGAEVLTGRDNLHRTVSSLSVLEVSNVDFYSRIINRVQEEWYAEELVISSFYSIRNSVEQQCETIQHLHDLGELGLILYYVGIVLPDIPEEVLTLAESQGFIIICMPRNDYSLRYNEVIYEVMEAIISHQGVNDHFVKETLEKVSLLPEHLRSVEITLKMLSDRLKANILLTNSHFDIVNQVMWPRNSTLDVAKVIAECSQSNFHREAGTFEFQRSTVSCVVEYKKVHQKNGEPLYLFLIKENTKLPTKTIDKVSEVVQVAINLWGDKHDEVSEYALVKAIINDESEKMRRLANLLHIDVSAIQMMWLVYMHDLADEKRIRDELDEQLSTYYQTRVIQCMDQCVIVLLGNCLYKHHEFDIAVEYCETTNFDDQIAEIVYAPKMKNTKSVRQMYQLVNQVGAKAHTIYPMRTLFTAAEVRSMKRAIDVSRQGEEIIEEHLSVIEPILRERDSLQTLITFLLDANASVERCAELLYIHKNTVKYRIKKISEQIGTDVTVYSEFYDVYMACMLYRLIND from the coding sequence ATGGGGGTAACGGTCAATGAATTATTACATTTGCCATCCTTTCGAGGGGCAGAGGTTTTAACGGGTCGAGATAATCTTCATCGTACTGTATCTTCTTTATCCGTGTTAGAAGTATCGAATGTTGATTTTTATTCCAGAATTATTAACCGTGTACAAGAGGAATGGTATGCAGAGGAGCTTGTTATTAGCTCATTTTATTCCATTCGAAATAGTGTGGAACAGCAATGTGAAACGATTCAGCATTTACATGATTTAGGCGAGCTAGGTCTTATTTTATATTATGTAGGGATTGTGTTGCCTGATATTCCAGAGGAGGTTCTGACACTAGCAGAATCACAGGGCTTTATTATCATCTGTATGCCAAGAAATGATTATTCCCTGCGCTATAATGAGGTTATTTATGAGGTTATGGAAGCCATTATTAGTCATCAAGGAGTCAATGATCATTTTGTCAAAGAGACGTTAGAAAAGGTATCCTTACTGCCAGAGCATTTAAGAAGTGTAGAAATTACGTTAAAAATGCTTTCGGATCGTTTGAAAGCCAATATTCTGCTAACGAATAGTCATTTTGATATTGTGAACCAAGTGATGTGGCCACGAAATTCAACATTAGATGTGGCGAAGGTCATTGCGGAATGTAGCCAATCGAATTTCCATCGAGAAGCAGGAACATTCGAGTTCCAACGAAGTACTGTCTCCTGTGTTGTTGAATATAAAAAAGTACACCAAAAAAATGGCGAGCCTCTTTATCTATTTCTGATAAAAGAAAATACAAAACTGCCAACTAAAACGATTGATAAAGTAAGTGAAGTGGTGCAAGTTGCGATTAATTTATGGGGGGATAAGCATGATGAGGTAAGTGAATATGCCTTAGTCAAAGCTATTATCAATGATGAAAGTGAGAAAATGAGAAGATTAGCAAATCTCCTTCATATTGATGTTTCTGCCATTCAGATGATGTGGTTAGTGTACATGCATGATCTTGCCGATGAAAAAAGAATTCGAGATGAATTAGATGAGCAACTGTCAACATATTACCAAACAAGAGTAATACAGTGCATGGATCAATGTGTTATTGTGCTGTTAGGGAATTGTCTTTATAAGCACCATGAGTTTGACATTGCAGTCGAATATTGTGAAACCACCAATTTTGATGATCAAATTGCGGAAATCGTTTATGCACCTAAAATGAAAAATACAAAGTCTGTGCGCCAAATGTATCAATTGGTTAATCAGGTAGGGGCTAAGGCGCATACCATTTATCCCATGCGAACGTTGTTTACGGCAGCAGAGGTACGTTCGATGAAAAGGGCTATAGATGTTAGTAGGCAGGGAGAAGAAATCATTGAAGAACATCTGTCTGTCATAGAACCCATTTTGCGGGAGCGTGATTCCCTGCAAACATTGATTACCTTTTTATTGGATGCGAATGCTAGTGTGGAGCGCTGTGCGGAGCTCCTTTATATTCATAAAAATACAGTGAAATATCGTATTAAAAAAATTAGTGAGCAGATTGGCACAGATGTGACAGTGTACTCAGAATTTTACGATGTGTATATGGCTTGTATGCTGTATCGCTTGATTAATGATTAG
- a CDS encoding cytosine permease, whose amino-acid sequence MQNNNKSQSWYSLGIIWAGAMICIPSLLVGNALITNMSLSKALAVAFVGYAIVVFIMVLQGMQSSDLGKPTVHVAGQVFGKKGSRTILSIILAIACLGWFGIQANVCGVALANLLAIYHVNIPIPLASFISGMVMVVSALYGMKVLRILSYIAVPLLVIICLYGLGQTLSGDQLQLIRDYQPQGNMSFMDGLAVTIGSFALGAVIAGDYSQFSEKRSDVVKAATLGIIPTGVLMIAVGAILTIAYQTSDITAVFLHIATPFIGGVGLILATWKTNLVNAISGGIALINVFDIAKNKERLAIGVAGTIGTVLAVVGILNYFTPIMSILSAMIPPVAGVMIASYWVIHRGKIDSWHEIEGVNRLGVFSWLVGAVIACMPVVFSLFPELPPLPNQPMIGILISFLIYYIGYRVSVQKTVILEEHR is encoded by the coding sequence ATGCAAAATAATAATAAAAGTCAGTCTTGGTATAGCTTGGGTATTATTTGGGCGGGCGCCATGATTTGTATTCCAAGTTTATTAGTAGGTAACGCACTCATTACCAATATGAGTTTATCAAAGGCACTTGCGGTTGCTTTTGTAGGCTACGCAATTGTCGTGTTCATTATGGTTTTACAAGGAATGCAAAGCAGTGATTTAGGAAAACCAACTGTCCATGTTGCTGGGCAAGTGTTTGGTAAAAAAGGCTCCCGAACAATCTTGTCCATCATTTTAGCCATTGCCTGCTTAGGATGGTTTGGTATTCAGGCCAATGTTTGTGGGGTCGCCTTAGCCAATTTGTTAGCCATTTATCATGTGAATATACCGATTCCGCTTGCTTCATTCATAAGTGGAATGGTGATGGTTGTTTCAGCGCTTTATGGAATGAAAGTGTTGCGTATTTTAAGCTATATTGCAGTACCTTTACTCGTAATCATTTGTCTTTACGGTTTAGGTCAAACATTATCAGGCGATCAGCTTCAGCTCATACGCGATTATCAGCCACAAGGCAATATGAGCTTTATGGATGGTTTAGCCGTTACCATTGGATCGTTTGCCTTAGGGGCCGTCATAGCGGGTGATTATTCACAATTTTCCGAAAAACGTTCAGATGTTGTCAAAGCAGCTACATTGGGGATTATTCCAACAGGTGTGCTGATGATTGCAGTTGGGGCTATTTTAACCATTGCCTACCAAACAAGTGATATTACAGCTGTCTTTCTGCATATCGCTACACCGTTTATTGGTGGGGTTGGTTTAATTTTAGCGACATGGAAAACCAACTTGGTAAATGCGATTTCAGGCGGTATTGCTTTAATAAATGTATTCGATATTGCTAAAAACAAAGAACGATTAGCGATTGGTGTCGCGGGAACAATTGGTACGGTACTGGCCGTGGTAGGAATTTTAAATTATTTTACACCCATCATGTCCATCTTATCAGCTATGATTCCACCTGTTGCAGGTGTGATGATTGCTTCTTATTGGGTCATTCATCGAGGGAAGATAGATAGCTGGCATGAGATTGAAGGTGTGAATCGATTAGGGGTGTTTTCTTGGCTTGTTGGCGCAGTGATTGCCTGTATGCCAGTAGTCTTCTCCTTATTCCCTGAATTGCCACCATTACCAAACCAACCGATGATCGGCATCCTTATTTCTTTCCTTATTTATTATATTGGCTATCGAGTATCCGTACAAAAAACTGTCATACTGGAGGAACATAGATGA
- a CDS encoding DUF917 domain-containing protein, whose product MRYLDQAAIEHIAIGAAFLGTGGGGDPYIGKLMALSAIEKNGPVKLYSVDEIADDDFFIPAAMMGAPSVLVEKFPRGDEFVKVFQKLAQYLGKEKIAGTYPMEAGGVNSMIPIVVAAQLGLPLIDCDGMGRAFPELQMVTFNLDGISATPMAITDEKGNIGIFETIDNKWTERIARSATVEMGASSLVSLYPTTGAQIKQSGVHHIVTLSEKIGEIIASKNQEVNDKLQHLLELVKGFELFQGKIVDVIRETKGGFNLGKMNLEGIAHYKNDQMKVHFQNENLLAEKNDKVVAMTPDLICLVDYETLLPVTTESLKYGKRVRVIGLPAHEKWRTAKGIETAGPKYFGYDYDYVPIEEMVKKEVAEHV is encoded by the coding sequence ATGAGATATTTAGATCAAGCAGCAATTGAACATATTGCCATTGGGGCAGCATTTCTAGGAACAGGTGGAGGAGGAGATCCTTATATTGGGAAGCTAATGGCCCTTTCTGCCATCGAAAAAAATGGGCCTGTAAAATTGTATTCAGTGGATGAAATTGCAGACGATGACTTTTTCATTCCAGCAGCTATGATGGGTGCACCATCTGTGTTAGTAGAGAAATTTCCACGTGGTGATGAATTTGTAAAAGTTTTCCAAAAGCTTGCGCAGTATTTGGGTAAAGAAAAAATTGCTGGAACATACCCGATGGAAGCGGGTGGGGTCAACTCGATGATTCCGATTGTAGTTGCTGCACAGCTAGGGTTACCGTTAATTGATTGTGATGGAATGGGTCGTGCATTTCCTGAGTTACAAATGGTGACATTTAACCTTGATGGAATTTCGGCAACACCTATGGCCATTACAGATGAAAAAGGGAATATTGGTATTTTTGAAACGATTGATAATAAATGGACAGAGCGTATCGCACGGTCGGCAACTGTCGAAATGGGAGCTAGCTCATTAGTAAGCTTGTATCCAACAACGGGTGCGCAAATCAAGCAAAGCGGTGTGCATCATATCGTGACACTTTCAGAAAAAATCGGTGAAATTATTGCCTCGAAAAATCAAGAGGTAAACGATAAGCTACAACATCTTTTAGAGCTTGTGAAGGGCTTTGAGCTATTCCAAGGGAAAATTGTAGATGTTATTCGTGAAACAAAGGGTGGCTTTAACCTAGGTAAAATGAATCTTGAAGGCATTGCTCATTATAAAAATGATCAAATGAAAGTTCATTTCCAAAATGAAAATCTATTAGCAGAGAAGAATGATAAAGTGGTAGCGATGACGCCAGATCTTATCTGTCTGGTTGATTATGAAACATTGCTGCCTGTGACAACAGAAAGTCTAAAATACGGCAAACGAGTGCGCGTAATTGGCCTACCAGCTCATGAAAAGTGGCGTACCGCTAAAGGGATTGAAACGGCTGGACCAAAATACTTTGGCTATGATTACGATTACGTGCCAATTGAAGAAATGGTGAAAAAGGAGGTTGCAGAACATGTATAA